A single genomic interval of Fibrobacter sp. UWB13 harbors:
- a CDS encoding WbqC family protein, translated as MIEGKRHIAIWQPYFFPYIGYWQIIHAVDLFVVGDNAHFIQNSRIYRNSILGQGCKPQNFGIEVSQASCTHLICETSRVVNLKRAEKMCRVLEYYYSKAPYYKDAMNVIKPILFDEESDLTRYLVKQLKAVAEYLGIKTEIRLLSEVSARWDCKAPEVIRRTCEHFGITNYINSITGTKYYDKDAFREMGINLQFMRRNDDIRYKQRCDEFVPDLSIIDVMMYCSRDEIHDMLNRYHFA; from the coding sequence ATGATTGAAGGAAAACGACATATAGCTATTTGGCAGCCATACTTTTTCCCTTACATAGGCTATTGGCAGATTATTCATGCCGTAGATTTGTTTGTTGTTGGCGATAATGCCCACTTTATCCAAAACAGCAGGATATACCGTAATAGTATCCTAGGACAAGGATGCAAGCCACAGAACTTCGGCATTGAAGTCAGCCAAGCTTCCTGCACTCACCTTATCTGTGAAACGAGTCGGGTGGTCAACCTGAAACGCGCAGAAAAGATGTGCCGCGTATTGGAGTACTACTACAGTAAAGCTCCATATTACAAAGATGCCATGAATGTTATCAAGCCGATTCTTTTCGACGAAGAGTCGGACCTAACGCGCTATCTCGTCAAACAACTGAAGGCAGTCGCCGAGTATTTAGGCATCAAGACAGAAATCAGGTTGCTATCAGAGGTTTCAGCCCGTTGGGATTGCAAGGCTCCGGAAGTCATCCGTCGAACTTGCGAACATTTCGGCATTACCAACTATATCAACTCTATCACCGGAACGAAGTATTACGACAAAGATGCTTTCCGCGAGATGGGCATCAATCTCCAGTTCATGCGTCGCAACGATGACATCCGCTACAAACAACGCTGTGACGAGTTTGTTCCCGACCTCAGCATAATTGACGTGATGATGTACTGTTCGCGCGACGAGATACACGATATGTTGAACCGTTACCATTTTGCATAA
- a CDS encoding tRNA-dihydrouridine synthase family protein, whose translation MRILFAPLQSYTTGIYRKAHAEIFGGVDAYYAPFLRIENGKPREKDLRDLNALEGNAREIPQIIANSVDEFKILADALIAKGYTEIDFNMGCPFPMQVNRHRGAGILNDKQTVQEIMDEIRKISNTNGTAPTIVKGTAPVKFSVKMRLGQDSPDEAFALLPILNEAPLSQITLHPRLGKQQYKGAIDFKSFEKFYEECRHPLVYNGDITSVSQICEMERRYPKLAGVMIGRGLLARPSLAAEYKELRDINCVAPLNSDTHQDFLGKILQMHQVIFDHACKTYQGDSQILSHVQSFWEYLEPSIPKKIFKKIKKAGKLSEYQEAITAMKELS comes from the coding sequence TTGAGAATTCTATTCGCACCGCTACAAAGTTACACGACGGGCATTTATCGAAAAGCCCACGCTGAAATCTTTGGCGGTGTTGATGCATATTACGCACCGTTCTTGCGAATTGAGAACGGAAAGCCGCGCGAAAAAGATTTGCGGGATTTAAATGCGCTTGAAGGGAATGCGCGCGAGATTCCGCAAATTATCGCGAACAGCGTCGATGAATTTAAAATCCTCGCAGACGCGCTAATCGCTAAAGGCTACACGGAAATCGACTTCAACATGGGATGCCCCTTCCCGATGCAAGTCAACCGCCATCGCGGAGCAGGAATCTTAAACGACAAGCAAACCGTCCAAGAAATAATGGACGAGATCAGGAAAATATCTAACACAAACGGAACTGCGCCGACAATTGTAAAAGGAACTGCGCCGGTAAAATTTTCCGTCAAGATGCGGCTTGGGCAAGACTCCCCTGACGAAGCCTTTGCTCTCCTCCCGATTCTAAACGAAGCGCCGCTCTCGCAAATCACACTTCACCCAAGACTCGGCAAACAGCAATACAAAGGCGCAATCGATTTCAAATCATTTGAAAAGTTTTATGAGGAATGCCGCCATCCGCTCGTTTATAACGGCGACATCACAAGCGTCTCGCAAATCTGTGAAATGGAACGACGCTACCCGAAGCTTGCCGGCGTGATGATTGGACGTGGACTGCTCGCACGCCCAAGCCTCGCCGCGGAATACAAGGAATTGCGCGATATAAACTGCGTAGCCCCCCTAAACAGCGACACTCATCAAGATTTCCTCGGCAAAATTCTCCAGATGCACCAGGTCATATTTGATCACGCTTGCAAAACGTACCAAGGCGACAGCCAGATTCTTTCGCACGTACAAAGTTTCTGGGAATATCTCGAACCAAGCATTCCCAAAAAGATTTTCAAGAAAATCAAGAAAGCAGGGAAACTCAGCGAATACCAAGAAGCAATTACGGCGATGAAGGAGCTCTCGTGA
- a CDS encoding radical SAM/SPASM domain-containing protein, producing MNSVYIEITNVCNLHCSFCPCGKEPTSRTFMDSKLFETSIAGAQEIGATNVYFHVLGEPTLHPGFAHYVKKLEQTPLKLTLTTNGTTIERSGRQILASPAVRQVNFSTHAYAELPRETAERYLQNVLDFCSLAIVERPDLYINLRLWNVGADEASPWNSYMLKRIHETFGIEITPGHFCSRHKSFNITGRLYLHEDTRFEWPSIDERTSKALQTRDERFAGTCRALDTHIAILHDGRVVACCLDHSGQITLGHTTEQNLAEILESPLAQNIKEGFAQHELRHPFCQTCSFCKRFK from the coding sequence GTGAACAGCGTCTACATCGAAATCACGAACGTTTGCAATTTGCATTGCAGCTTTTGCCCCTGTGGCAAGGAGCCTACGAGCCGCACGTTCATGGATTCCAAGCTGTTCGAGACAAGCATCGCAGGCGCTCAAGAAATCGGTGCAACAAACGTCTACTTTCACGTTCTCGGCGAACCCACGCTCCACCCCGGCTTTGCACACTACGTCAAGAAGTTAGAACAAACGCCCTTAAAGCTCACGCTCACAACAAACGGCACAACGATTGAACGCTCAGGCCGACAAATTCTAGCCTCGCCCGCCGTTCGGCAAGTCAACTTTTCGACGCATGCCTACGCGGAACTCCCCCGCGAAACCGCTGAACGATATTTGCAAAATGTCCTTGATTTTTGCAGTCTCGCAATTGTCGAGCGCCCCGACCTCTACATCAATTTGCGTTTATGGAACGTCGGTGCCGATGAAGCCTCCCCTTGGAACAGCTACATGCTTAAGCGCATCCACGAAACATTCGGTATCGAAATCACGCCCGGGCATTTCTGCAGTCGCCACAAGAGTTTCAACATCACAGGGCGACTTTATTTGCACGAAGACACAAGATTTGAATGGCCTAGTATAGACGAGAGAACGAGCAAAGCCCTACAGACGAGAGACGAAAGATTTGCAGGCACTTGCCGCGCGCTAGACACTCACATAGCAATCCTCCACGACGGTCGCGTTGTCGCCTGTTGCCTTGACCATAGCGGACAAATTACACTTGGGCATACAACCGAACAAAACCTTGCTGAAATTTTAGAAAGCCCGCTCGCGCAAAATATAAAAGAAGGGTTTGCGCAGCACGAACTACGCCACCCTTTTTGCCAAACCTGCAGCTTTTGCAAGCGATTTAAATAA
- a CDS encoding TM2 domain-containing protein — MPSTGEHNKWIALALCILLGYLGLHRFYEGKIWTGILWLCTAGLFGVGVVVDAILIVMKPEHY; from the coding sequence ATGCCCTCTACTGGTGAACACAATAAGTGGATAGCTCTCGCCCTCTGCATTCTGCTCGGATACTTGGGTCTGCACCGTTTTTACGAAGGAAAAATCTGGACCGGAATCTTGTGGCTTTGTACCGCAGGACTCTTTGGCGTAGGCGTTGTCGTTGACGCCATCTTGATCGTCATGAAACCGGAACATTACTAA
- the rdgB gene encoding RdgB/HAM1 family non-canonical purine NTP pyrophosphatase — protein sequence MKRLFVIATGSAGKIRDFAHILGTDHYEFKTLKDIGFDEDIIEDGNSFAENAIIKSNTTAQWLAKRNIEATVLADDSGLEVFALNGEPGIYSARYCGKHGDDEANNVKLMQKLEDIEDRKARYFCALSYQTVTKNEKGEFVISKPIIFEGECRGEINHTPVGDMGFGYDPLFVPDGETRTFAQMELEEKKVISHRGNAIRALKKALGK from the coding sequence ATGAAACGTTTATTTGTTATCGCAACCGGTAGTGCCGGAAAAATTAGAGACTTCGCTCATATTTTGGGCACCGACCACTACGAATTCAAGACTTTGAAAGATATCGGTTTTGACGAAGATATCATCGAAGATGGAAATTCCTTTGCCGAAAATGCCATCATCAAGTCGAATACAACCGCTCAATGGCTCGCCAAGCGCAACATCGAAGCAACCGTTCTCGCCGATGATTCTGGCCTTGAAGTTTTCGCCTTGAACGGCGAACCGGGCATTTACAGCGCACGTTACTGCGGCAAGCACGGCGATGACGAAGCCAACAACGTCAAGTTGATGCAAAAGCTCGAAGACATCGAAGACCGCAAGGCACGTTACTTCTGCGCGCTCTCGTACCAGACCGTCACCAAGAACGAAAAAGGTGAATTTGTCATCAGCAAACCGATTATTTTTGAAGGCGAATGCCGCGGCGAAATCAACCACACACCTGTCGGCGACATGGGCTTTGGCTACGATCCGCTTTTTGTCCCGGATGGTGAAACGAGAACGTTTGCGCAGATGGAACTTGAAGAGAAAAAGGTTATCAGCCATCGCGGAAACGCCATCCGTGCGCTCAAAAAAGCGCTTGGGAAATAA